A genomic stretch from Helianthus annuus cultivar XRQ/B chromosome 1, HanXRQr2.0-SUNRISE, whole genome shotgun sequence includes:
- the LOC110885911 gene encoding glycolipid transfer protein 1, giving the protein MEGTVLAPAEGTVLAPALEGMKHVKSEEGEMLTKPFLDVCKQILPVIDKFGAAMALVKTDVGGNITRLENKYLSNPEEFQNLYSMVQVEIAAKTAEGSSSCTNGLLWLTRAMDFILELFRNLMEHEDWAMSKVCTEAYTKTLKKYHGWLASSTFTVAMKLAPDRKKFMDVVAGNGDISSDIEKFCATFTPILQENHKFLASVGLDDMKA; this is encoded by the exons ATGGAAGGGACAGTGTTAGCTCCTGCGGAAGGGACAGTGTTAGCTCCTGCTTTAGAAGGAATGAAGCATGTCAAGTCTGAAGAAGGAGAAATGCTTACGAAGCCTTTCTTAGACGTCTGCAAACAGATATTGCCTGTTATTG ACAAATTCGGAGCAGCCATGGCACTTGTCAAGACTGACGTTGGCGGTAATATAACA AGGTTGGAGAACAAGTATCTGTCCAACCCAGAAGAATTTCAGAACCTATACAGTATGGTGCAAGTGGAGATTGCAGCTAAGACAGCAGAAGGCTCATCAAGTTGCACCAACGGTCTACTATGGCTAACTAG GGCAATGGATTTCATTCTAGAATTATTCCGTAACTTAATGGAGCATGAAGACTGGGCCATGTCAAAAGTTTGTACTGAAGCCTATACTAAAACACTCAAGAAATACCATGGCTGGTTGGCCAGTTCAACTTTTACA GTTGCAATGAAGCTTGCTCCAGATAGGAAGAAGTTCATGGATGTTGTGGCTGGGAATGGTGACATCAGTTCTGATATCGAAAAATTTTGTGCGACGTTCACACCGATTCTACAGGAGAACCACAAATTCTTG GCTAGCGTCggtctggatgatatgaaagcatAG